A window of Salvia splendens isolate huo1 chromosome 8, SspV2, whole genome shotgun sequence genomic DNA:
TCACAGGGACTATcactattatataaaagtcAGAAAAATAAGTTGAAGTAGCAGTACAAGCCTTAATCACTGCTTTCGTTTGGTGGGGGAGGGGCATTAGCAAATTAATAGGAAAAGTTGCAAAATTAAAGATATACACTTTTCCCTATATGGAAAGCAACATCTCCTAACATGACTcaacacaaaatacaataattCCATGCCTCGGTTGTTTCCATTAAACCTTGAGAAGCAGAGCAATCCAATATCTGAAttctgataaaaaaaatatgtgagtCTATGAGATAATCTTACATACTAGCTTGGTCTTTACTTTCGGAGCTTCTTCTTGGAAGGCTTGGATTTCATATAACGCTTGAATGGAAACAAGACAGGTTGATGAGGCgactttccttttcttttatttattcctGCAACagatgaaaaataaaatcaacaatGAGAGTTCATTATTAGTTTTCTAAGAATTCTCACAAAGGATTAAGGTAagaaatttatcatgcaaactCAGACCCCACAAAATCTCATAATAAACGGATGGAGCAAAATGTACCTGCACGAGATTTAGCAAAGCCTTGACAATCAGGGACTGAATCTATTGGCATCAACTCGACCATCACGTCATCATTTGTTGGCTCATCAAAATTTGTTATCATATTTGAAGACCCCTCTAGAGGCGACCCAAGACCAAACTTAATAGAACTATCAGTAATTTTACTACACTGTCCTCCTTCACCACAACCATCTTCATAGGAGATGTGAGGTGATGCCAAGGGATACTCTTGCGTAGTTTCAATGGCATTTTTGTTGTGAATTTCATCCATTCTGTTACCTTCATTTGCACATGCACCCATTTCTAATAGATTGTCCGTACCAGGATCTAATGGAAAGATAGAGGAACTAGATTTATTCAAGGGATTGGAAAGTTCTACAGTAACATGGTTGTCAATAGCTAACGTATTGCTCTTTGTGATATGAACTTGTCCACCACTATGTACAAAGTTTCCTTGCTTGACAGGGGATGGGGGATCTTTTATTCGGGTTTCAGATGCAACAGTATTTTTTTCCAAGTCATTTGAAGTCTTCATAATTTCTTCAGAATCTGCGGAATTAACACTGAAAGTGGGCAAAGACAACGGCGACGAATCTCCCAAACCTGAAATCTGATATTCTCCCTGTGCAACATCAACGGAAACTTGATCACGTCCTAGAAGAGGTGGAAGCGCAAGTTTTGCATCCGGAACATAACCCAATTGAACTTCTGAATCTTGACAGTCAGAGTTGGCATAAATATTAGTGGCACCAGATGGTGACGTTTGACCTTCAGGCAGTTCAATAACCCCCTCAGGTTCATTACTCAAATTACCAGGACCGTCTTCATTTTTAAGCAGGCTGTGGTGTTGTTCATGCAAAGTGTTAGCAACATGCTTTTCAAGCTTTTCATCTGAAGCACCCCCCTCAGTCTCAACGACAGGAAGAGCACGTTTATCCACATCACACGGCTCCAAAGATGTCTTAATCGCATATACCAGATCTTTGATCTGGAAACCATGTGCAGGCAGGCCATTCAAATTTGAGGTGAAGTTGATGGTTTTCACATTTTCTTTTACAGTTTTCGAAATAGTAAAAGACTTCTCCATGTCTTCCAATAGCACATCGCCCTGGCCACTAGAAATAGGATCCCATTTGAGCCAATCATCAAACACAGATTTTGATGTATTGGATTGTCCACCAGATGGTATCTCTTCAACTTTAACAGCCTCTTTGTAAAAATGTTTTTTCCTTATTGCATTAGCTAGGAGAGATCTGAAgacaacaaataaattaattaagggCATTTAATATATTTCCACTAGAAAATACAACAAAGTTGACAAACAACATGTCTATAGCTTAAGCAACTCACACACCTACAGTTTGAGGAGATAGCTGCTTTAGCACGTTCTCTAGAGAGTCCCAGCAAAAAGAACAGATTTGCTACATCTTGGGGCCCTCTAAGTTCAGAGGCAGAAGAGGCATCActacatataattaaatttttcccTCGAGTCCAATCAACAAGAAGCTGGAAGATTAAACAGTTAGAATGGTCtgataaaaaagaaatataccTTTTTAGAAGCAATGAACTAACAGGCAGACGAAAATTTCTCATGAAACACGAGTGATTGTAACTATGCATACAATGCATGGCCTGGAAATTCAGAACTTGGGTAGTTAGGGAATCTGAACACATCTAGAACATAATATAGGGACAGTGAACCCTCAGTCACCACTGCAGATGGAGATCTAGGCTAGTCTGATGACTAGATTCTTTTCTGATGCAATATATAACAGCATGTATCCTCTGGAAGCTTTGGGTTTGAAATCACAGTGGTCAAACATACACAAACAATCACATGCAGAATACTGTATATTCACCTTGCAATAGGATATCATTTTTCGTTTTGATTCTGCATCACCAATCAGATCAGAGTATGTGATCTCAAAGTACAACCCTCGCTGCACATAAAAGATGCAAAAATATTAACTGAAAACCATCAAACAGAATGGTGGAAAATATCTATAGAGAGACATAAAGCATTCACCAAACACTATTTAATAAATTGTTCATAGCATTTAGTCCAGCATGTTTTCCTTCAACTATTTTCACCTCCAACAGTTACATAGAATCAAAATTGGCATTCTCAAGTAAATTCGGTATAGCCCCTATTTTCTGGAGCGTTAGAAAATACAGTTTATGATACCATGTTGTGACTATCTCAGGAGCAAACTCTAATTGGTACTTCAGATCTCTTCAGTCTGGTACTTCAGATCTCTTCAGTCAAGAAACGAACTAAATTAAGAATGTGTGGAAGCTAGCTGACAGCAAGGTTTAACATCTTAAGGGAATTACAGTTTTAACTAAGTTCTACTACATCCTAAAGAAAGCATTGGCAAATAGTGGCTAAATCAATGTACTCTTAATAAACACACAATGAATAAAAGTACCTGCAATAAGGCCCAAACTACATAGATTGCAACAATATACCAGCTAAATATCGCAGATAATCTCACAGAAAATGTTTGCAGAACGAAACAACATAATACAGAATGCCACAGAAGGAACCTTAATTGCAGCTTTGATAATAGGCTGCTTTAGCCTGAAGCTGAATGAGTCCATCTTCGAGAAATCAATAGAGATCATATCAACCTACACATTCACCATCAAAAGGCTCAcgttaattataaatatttaaatgcacCAAACAAGGTTAATCGGCCAGAATGCAGAAACCTCCGAATTTTGACAAGCCTGATCAAATGCATCTTGTCTAGTAGGCCTAAGGGCGACGATGTCATAGCTTCGCAGCACGGGGTTACAGGAATTAAGAGCCAAAGCCTGGGCGGAATTAGTGACGACGACGGTAAGGCGGGTGTACTGGCGGAAGGGGGCTGTACCGGAGACGTGTAGAATGTCGCGGTGGAACTTGACGGAGGcgaagaaggaagaggaagagggggTGAGTGTGGAGATGGGGAAGAGAACGATGGAGCAGCGGTCGGATTCGGACATGACGCCTGTGAGGATGCGATTGTAGGCGACGCCGGTGTAGCCGAGTTCCATGGCTTTCAGAGCGAGCTTCAGGCGGCGGCCTCTCAGGGAGGGTTTGTCGACGGCATGGCGGTCGGATTCCCGGTAGGGTATGTTCAAGTCGAAGAACCCCATTTGTGATGGCGGCGGCGCGGCGGGGACTCTGTTTGGGTGGCGGCGGGGCAAAGGGTATGAATTTAGCAATATTTATGTGTGATTATGTTTaacttatattaaattttgcTATATTACCACTAGTTTTAATATTATGTTACAATTACCACTAGTGTCTACAATAAACTgtacttaatattttattaaaatttgtgtctaTCCTTAATAGGATTGCTAAACAAATACTCCAGTACTTAATGGTTTATTAGAACTTGTATCCATCCTTAAAAAATACAGTATCTCCTAAATTAATCATTTCACAAATATGATAACTACTTTGGAACTCAAGaagtattttataaaaaaaaaatttattaaatatttatttgaaaatagaGGAAGGAGCTATTTCATTCGttccaaaaaatagaaactctttcattatttatttattttttaaaaataaaatctctTTAATTTTAGAAAGTGAACCTCACAATCCACGAACACTAATTCACTagtcttttttttcctttcattctcttattttattatttctttctcttcatttctcttgctttacctattttttctcaatattaaaatttttgcCATATCtataatttctaattttaagaaatattagtTCAGATAATATAGAAAATTAGAAATACTCCATAGAATATAATAGAATACTTAGTTAGGTCACCCGCAAAGCGTCACGCAGGTGGCTCGTAACCCGTCCATCCGGGACGTCACGCAGGTGGCtcgtaatattaccgtttttcgaccgttttttttatttttattttatttttgtactctataaatactcctaattcatcctcatttcacacacaaatacacatatattcttcccaaatcatctccatttcccctccaattttcatctaacctctcatcacaaaatgtccggcgacagaaactctggcggtggcggctccggctccggcgggtttgacatcaacgcgttcggcgactgggggcatgtacaatgtcctgggtggtggttccggttcgtcgacgccgggggtaccaaccatcccattttgatgtggatgcatacgcccgtccctccgccccgaggtattcgcagggattatcccagattcaggaggattattcggttgaacccactccggaaggaggccgaggcggtggaagctccagggcggaggcagacgaggaggatctaggccgacatccgtacagccCCAAGGAAACGTTGGTTGTGTACAACGTCTGAAtcaacgtctcgtacgatcccatcgtcgggaatcagcAATCTcagaagtgcttctgggaaaaggtcaccgaggcctaccacgagattaagccgaaggggtcccacCGCCGCACATTTAAGATGTTCCGCGCTCACtctgaccgagtcgacagagaggtcaaaaaattatgtgccatctacaagagtggagcggctcattaccaaagcggagccactaTAGCttctttgcgagtctacttcgacgacaccgccaaacaattcaaacatgtcgatgtttgagaggtcgtcaaagacgaggaaaggtgggccgacggTGTCTGGTCCAGCTcaggctcgacctcgaagcgcacgaagcacgcGGCGGGtgaccaatactcgtctagtgagggcggttcgggcagcgccgcacaagagtttgcctcgtaggaggttgagggcacggcatacaatgccggggggtcctcccgtgggcgccgtcggccgcaaggaagaaatgcggcgaaggcggctagagggaggaggggccgagccgaatcaagccaggcgggctcgggggcaccctcgaactccctaatgtccatgtacatgaccgccacaatggcggacacttcccgcatgacgcctccccaataccaagcccatcttgctgggattgagtttatggcaagacaacttggtattccgcctccaggcgGCTTCAGTGCatctccaccgccttcgggggatgattcgctggcggagtagtttttttattttctataaaattgtattttaaattatgtaattttttttaggattttaattatgtgtttttttaattttttttttattttaagttgtatttttattttatgttgtaattttattttatgttgtaattttattttatttaattaagtgtgttttttattaattaatttgttggaaataaaaataaaaaatgaaaatgaataaatagtaatttaagagatgattaagagacggataagagatggatgATTGCAGGTTATGTCCCTTAGTTAATAGATGAAGTAAAAAGTACACTAGAAcccaagaatagtaatttaagagaggGACGGGTAAGAGAGCGTTGTTTTTGGGAATTCTGcgctgctgatgctcttagagTGAAGGTACGTAGCTTGTAGTTGTACGCATTCTTATTTGTAGAGTTGTAGTTGTACTGTTGTAGCTTGTCCTATAACAAAGGGTACCGTATCACAGCCGCATCTCTGCCTTTCTCTCTCCTCCCCcatctctctcacacacactaGAATTCTTCCTCATAAATACCAATCGCATCCCATCATTTATACACTTCCTAGAGACGCAGAAACTTCAAACCCTGCGCTAACCATCCATCATTCCTCCATTCTCCAATTCTCCACCATTATTCACTACTGTATGCGTTAAAAGCTGCGATTTTGACCCAATCGGGCAGCCGCCGAGGTGGTGAGTCGCATTGTTATTGCtatttgtttcatatttgtGGTTTATTTTTGTGATTTGATGTAGATCAGCCAGTGAAGGATCTCGATTTACTGTTGAAAATTATTTGGCAATTAATCATTTCGTCGGATTTGTATCGTGACGTTTATGATTGATTTCTCGTTTTCAGGTTATATTTCGACGGGTTTGGTGAATCGGGTGATTTAATTTTGTGGCCTCATGGGGAAAGGAGGGCAAAATTATGGTAAGAGTGAGAATTTGGGTGATGGTGATGGTAAGGAGCCGAAAGGGGATCATTACGCTGCGTGGTCGAAAGATGTAAGGGAGTGTGAGGAGAAGTTTCAAGTGAGGAAGGACTATGGGTTGTTGTCTGGTGATGTTGAAAAGAGAAGGCAGATCTACGGTCTTAATGAGCTGGAGAAACACGATGGGCCTTCAATTATCCGCTTGATTCTAGATCAGTTCAATGACACGTTAGTGAGAATTTTATTGGTTGCTGCGGTGGTTTCTTTTGTGTTGGCATGGTATGATGGGGACGAAGGCGGGGAGATGGAGATCACGGCCTTTGTGGAACCTCTCGTGATATTTTTGATATTGATAGTGAATGCCATCGTTGGTGTTTGGCAGGAGAACAATGCGGAGAAAGCACTTGACGCATTGAAGGAAATCCAGTCAGAGCATGCAACTGTTATTCGAGATGGTAAAAAGATTGCTAGTTTGCCAGCGAAGGAGCTTGTTCCTGGAGACATTGTGGAGTTGAGAGTTGGGGATAAAGTTCCTGCAGATATGAGGGTTTTGAGCTTGATCAGCTCAACCCTCCGAGTTGAACAGGGGTCATTGACTGGTGAGAGTGAGGCAGTGAGCAAGACTACCAAGACTGTTGCAGAGGACGTTGACATTCAAGGGAAGAAATGTATGGTGTTTGCTGGGACTACTGTGGTGAATGGGAACTGTATATGTTTGGTGACTGCAATTGGAATGAATACAGAGATAGGGAAGGTGCACTCTCAGATTCAAGAGGCATCTCAGAGTGAGGATGATACGCCCTTGAAGAAGAAGCTGAATGAGTTTGGAGAAGTTTTAACTGCCATCATTGGGGTGATCTGCACTTTGGTTTGGCTGATTAATGTCAAGTACTTCCTTTCCTGGGAGATTGTTGATGGGTGGCCAAGGAACTTTAAGTTCTCATTTGAGAAGTGCACTTATTACTTTGAGATTGCTGTAGCATTGGCAGTTGCTGCTATTCCCGAAGGTTTGCCTGCAGTAATCACAACTTGCTTGGCGCTCGGAACACGTAAGATGGCTGCTAAGAATGCCCTGGTTCGCAAGTTGCCTAGTGTTGAAACCCTTGGCTGCACCACAGTGATTTGCTCTGATAAGACTGGGACTCTGACTACCAATCAGATGGCAGTGTCTAAGCTTTTCGCTATGAGTTCCAAGCCCCATGATGTACGTTCCTTTGATGTGCAAGGGACTAGTTATGATCCATTTGATGGGAAAATACAGAACTGGCCAGTAGGTCAATTAGATTCTAATCTTCATATGATAGCAAAGATTGCTGCTATCTGCAATGATGCTGATGTGGAAAAGGCTAGCCAAGAAAAATCTGGACATTATGTGGCCAATGGAATGCCAACTGAAGCTGCACTCAAGGTATTTATTTATCTGAATATTTTTTCTGCACTAAATTGACAACACTTTCTTCCAGCTAATTAATTTACTAGCATACAACAATGTTTTTCAAACTGTCCTTTCCGGGGCACAATCAGTGACATACAGCTCAAATAACGTCTCCAGGTTTGGGTTGTTGATTTTGCTGAAAGTTAAATTTCCGTTTGGAAATTTTGTGT
This region includes:
- the LOC121745135 gene encoding protein GAMETOPHYTE DEFECTIVE 1-like; its protein translation is MGFFDLNIPYRESDRHAVDKPSLRGRRLKLALKAMELGYTGVAYNRILTGVMSESDRCSIVLFPISTLTPSSSSFFASVKFHRDILHVSGTAPFRQYTRLTVVVTNSAQALALNSCNPVLRSYDIVALRPTRQDAFDQACQNSEVDMISIDFSKMDSFSFRLKQPIIKAAIKRGLYFEITYSDLIGDAESKRKMISYCKLLVDWTRGKNLIICSDASSASELRGPQDVANLFFLLGLSRERAKAAISSNCRSLLANAIRKKHFYKEAVKVEEIPSGGQSNTSKSVFDDWLKWDPISSGQGDVLLEDMEKSFTISKTVKENVKTINFTSNLNGLPAHGFQIKDLVYAIKTSLEPCDVDKRALPVVETEGGASDEKLEKHVANTLHEQHHSLLKNEDGPGNLSNEPEGVIELPEGQTSPSGATNIYANSDCQDSEVQLGYVPDAKLALPPLLGRDQVSVDVAQGEYQISGLGDSSPLSLPTFSVNSADSEEIMKTSNDLEKNTVASETRIKDPPSPVKQGNFVHSGGQVHITKSNTLAIDNHVTVELSNPLNKSSSSIFPLDPGTDNLLEMGACANEGNRMDEIHNKNAIETTQEYPLASPHISYEDGCGEGGQCSKITDSSIKFGLGSPLEGSSNMITNFDEPTNDDVMVELMPIDSVPDCQGFAKSRAGINKRKGKSPHQPVLFPFKRYMKSKPSKKKLRK